The segment CAAGATCGGCGACGTTATTATCGGCGGCGGTTTTCCGATCGCGATCCAGTCGATGACCACGACGGACACGCGCAACGTGGACGCCACGGTCAAGCAGGTCACCGACCTGTTTGAGGCGGGCTGTGATATCGTGCGGCTGTCCGTGCTCAACCACCAGGCTGCCGACTGCCTGCCCGCGATCCGCGAGCGGATAACGGGGCCGCTGGTCGCGGACATTCATTTCCAATACAAGCTCGCGCTGAAGGCGATCGAGTCCGGGTTCGACAAGATACGGATCAATCCCGGGAATATCGGCGCGGAGTGGAAGGTACGCGAAGTCACCAAAGCCGCCCAGGAGCGGGAGATTCCCATCCGTATCGGCGTCAACTCGGGGTCGCTGCCGGAGGATGTGCTCGCCAGGCACGGTCACGACGATCCGCGCGGGTTTGTCGAGGCGGCGCTCCGCGAGGTGCATATTCTCGAAGATATGAATTTCGAGAATATCGTTATTTCGGTGAAATCCACCAATACGCATACGGCGTTCTGGGCGTACCACATGCTGGCCCGGGAGTGCGACTATCCCCTGCATATCGGGATAACCGAGTCGGGAATTCTCGAGACGGGTACGATCAAGTCTTCGGTGGGGATCGGGGCGATCCTGATGACCGGTATCGGGGATACGATTCGTGTGTCGCTGGCGGCGGACCCGATTCACGAACCGCGAGTCGCCAAACAGATTCTGACTTCGTGCGGTCTTGGTCCGGACGGGGTCGAGGTGATTGCCTGCCCGACGTGCGGAAGGTGCCAGATCGACATGATCCCGCTGGCCGAGTCCATCTCGGCCAAGACGCGTCATATCAAAAAACCGCTGAAAGTGGCAGTTATGGGCTGCGCGGTGAACGGTCCCGGGGAGGCGAAGGCGGCCGATGTCGGGATTGCCGGGGGCGCGGGTCAGGGGATGATTATCAAAAAGGGCGAGGTGGTAGCCCGATTCAAGGAAGCGGAGCTGGAGAGTCGGCTTCTGGACGAGATTGAATCGATGACGGGAGAGAAGATTCCCCGGGGGTGACGGGCGAATTGTCAGATATTGCCACGGCCGCGGCAGCAACCGCGGCCGTTTTTTTATGGGTGGGGCCGGCGGCCAAATATCGTAAAACAGGGTATATAAAATCCTCATTTTTAGACTGGCGTCGCGTGTATTTTTTATGGATAATTTGCGTCTATTTTTTGGGCCGGGAATGCAACTCTTCCCCCGGAGATTGCGTACCCGGTTGAGTTGATTGTTTTGTGTAGAGCACGCGTCGGACGGCGGCGGCCGGAGCCGACGCACAATCCAAAAACCCATAGTTCTTACGCGGAGTCCATTCATGCAACACGGTTTGTTGTGTCGGATTCATGAAGGTCGATTTTTTGCGGTGCTGTTGTGCGCCGGAGCGCTGGCGGTGCTTGCGTTCGTGGCTGCGTGCAGCACGACAGGCGAGGCCAAGACCGCGCAGTCCGATCCGGTGAAACGCGGCGAGTACCTGGTGACCGTGGGCGGCTGCCATGACTGCCATTCGCCGAAGGTGATGGTTGACGGCGTCCCGCAGCCGGATCCGACACGTCTGTTGTCGGGGCATCCGGCCAGCGAAACGATGCCGCCGCTTACGCCGGAGCCGTTTGATCCGCACGGCTGGATGGTGCGGACCAATCTCAATATAACGGCGTGGGCCGGGCCGTGGGGGATCTCCTATGCGGCCAACCTGACGCCTCATCAGGTGACCGGTTCAGGCGCCTGGACGGAGGAGTCATTCATCAAGGCCATGAGAACCGGGAAGCATCTCGGCGCCGGTCGGCCGATTCTGCCGCCGATGCCGTGGCAGAATTTGTCGAACATGCCGGAAGAGGACCTGAAGGCGATTTTCGCATATATGAAGTCGCTGCCGGCTATCGACAACATGGTACCGCAGCCGGTCCCCCCGGTGACCGCTCAGTAACGATATTACCTGTCAGCGACGGGAGATGAATCACACATGACCCGCGGCGGCCCTTAACGGGCGGTCGCGGGTTTTTGTGTAATACATCGTCCCCCGGGCGAGCGCGCGGAAGGGCTGGGATTGATCCTTGACATCGAGCGGCCAACCAGACTAACTGTGCTCAGCACGCACCCGTCTTTCAAGGAGTCGAATCATGAACGCGGCGCATCTTCATTTGATCTTTAATCATGTACCGGTCATCGCGACTTTGTTCGGCTGCGGTTTTCTGCTGGTGGGCCTGCTGGCACGAAAGGACACGCTGATCCGGTCGGCTTTTGTGGTGTTTATCGTCGCCGCGGTCACGACCGTCCCCGCCTTCGTCAGCGGAGATGGGGCCGAGGACCTTATCGAACGCCTGCCGGGGATCGACGAGAAGTACATCCATGCGCACGAGGAGGCGGGAGAAAAGGCGCTGGTGGTTATGATTGCAGTCGGCGTGCTTGCTGGTGCGGGGCTCTGGGTGTTTCGGTTCATGAACCGTCTTCGTATCACCGCCGCGGTGATCATTCTGCTGGCCTCAATCGCCGCGGCCGGGTGGATGGCATACACGGCCAACCTCGGCGGAGAGATTCGTCATCCGGAAATCCGCCAGGATTTCGTACCACCGCCGCTCACGCCGGACGCAGGGTGATCGGGCTGAACGACCGGTCGTATACCCGTGAGACAACAGCGCAGCCCTGCATAGGCCGTGAGAGATCGCCAACAAATGCGACAGAAGAAGCCGCCCGGCAAACCAGGCGGCTTTTCTGTCGGCTAAACAGAGTCGTGCTTAGAAGTTGAACCGTACACCTGACCAAACGATGATCATCGAACCGGTCCCTTCGGCGTAGACCCAGGGCTGGTTGTCGGTGAGGTCCGCGTAGTCGAGGTCGGCGGTCCAGACCACATTCGGGGCGAGGGTGAATTCGCCGCCGAATGTCAGCCGCATGAGGGTGTAGTCGGAATCGGAGTACCCGTTCATCTCTTCAAACGTGAAGTCCTGCCTGTTTCGTGTTCGTCGGTCAGCGCAGTCGTGATCGGCTGATACCGGAGTGCCTCCCGCTCGTAAAAAAACGTGAACGGAGCCGGCGAATTGCACAGGTCGCGACCGAGTATTTCGCGTCGGCGCGCTTCGAACGGGCCGCGCGAGGGTAGCTGTACCGGTTGATACGCTCGTACCCGGCCAGCACGGTCAAACCCGACCATGCGATCCTCTCAGGGGGTGTGCTCCAGCTCCCTTGCGGTACTGCAGAGGAGTCTACTTGCGGAGGCCGCGTGCGTAAATCGGGACGTTGTTTGCGACCACCTCTTCGGGCCCGAACAACTTGCCTTGCATCCCCCGCCAGAGCGTCCGGCCCAGTGCGCAGTCGAACACCATCCCGATATAACAGCGGGCCGTGATTTCGTTGTTCTTTTCCACGATCGCCCCTGCCCGATACAGACGGTCGAGTTGCGCCGCGAGGAATCGCACGTATGTGCCGCGGATGACGTCGTAGACCTTCCGCGCCTTGGTGTGCTCCTTCAGGGCCGAAAACAGCAACAGGCGGTGCATATCATCGTGGCGGGTGAAGAACGTGATGACGTGCGTCGCGACCGCGTGCAAGAGCACTTCGACGTCATTCTCCGATTCCAGTCGCGCGAACAGCGGACCGCAATCCATCCGCTCCTCGAGCGAATCCAGCACCGCGTCGTAGATGGCGTCTTTGGATACAAAATGCCGATACACCGCCGGTTCGGTGATGCCACAGACGCGGGCAAGTTCTTTAACCGTCACTTCGTCGAATCCCCGCCGGCTGAACAGTCGGGTCGCTTCCGCGACAAGTTGCGCTTTTCGGTCGATAGTCGACATAGCAGTCCTTGTAAGTTAGGACTAACTAAACCAGATATCGTCAACCTGTCAACGAAAATCGT is part of the Candidatus Zixiibacteriota bacterium genome and harbors:
- the ispG gene encoding flavodoxin-dependent (E)-4-hydroxy-3-methylbut-2-enyl-diphosphate synthase; protein product: MELTYPIQRRKSRAVKIGDVIIGGGFPIAIQSMTTTDTRNVDATVKQVTDLFEAGCDIVRLSVLNHQAADCLPAIRERITGPLVADIHFQYKLALKAIESGFDKIRINPGNIGAEWKVREVTKAAQEREIPIRIGVNSGSLPEDVLARHGHDDPRGFVEAALREVHILEDMNFENIVISVKSTNTHTAFWAYHMLARECDYPLHIGITESGILETGTIKSSVGIGAILMTGIGDTIRVSLAADPIHEPRVAKQILTSCGLGPDGVEVIACPTCGRCQIDMIPLAESISAKTRHIKKPLKVAVMGCAVNGPGEAKAADVGIAGGAGQGMIIKKGEVVARFKEAELESRLLDEIESMTGEKIPRG
- a CDS encoding diheme cytochrome c-553, which translates into the protein MQHGLLCRIHEGRFFAVLLCAGALAVLAFVAACSTTGEAKTAQSDPVKRGEYLVTVGGCHDCHSPKVMVDGVPQPDPTRLLSGHPASETMPPLTPEPFDPHGWMVRTNLNITAWAGPWGISYAANLTPHQVTGSGAWTEESFIKAMRTGKHLGAGRPILPPMPWQNLSNMPEEDLKAIFAYMKSLPAIDNMVPQPVPPVTAQ
- a CDS encoding TetR/AcrR family transcriptional regulator, translating into MSTIDRKAQLVAEATRLFSRRGFDEVTVKELARVCGITEPAVYRHFVSKDAIYDAVLDSLEERMDCGPLFARLESENDVEVLLHAVATHVITFFTRHDDMHRLLLFSALKEHTKARKVYDVIRGTYVRFLAAQLDRLYRAGAIVEKNNEITARCYIGMVFDCALGRTLWRGMQGKLFGPEEVVANNVPIYARGLRK